One bacterium genomic window, TTCCTCGAGGGCCGGGTTCTCGACCAGCTCCTGGGAGATTTCGTCCTGAAGATCGAGCTTCGACAACTGCAGCAGACGGATCGCTTGCTGCAGCTGGGGAGTGATGATGAGCTTCTGAACCAGCCTCGGCTGAAGTTTTTGCTCGAGCTGCGGCATGGTGCTCCGTCCGGCGTGCGGAATGTCACTCGAGGCGGAAATCCTCGCCCAAATATACGGCCCGAACGTCGGCGTCGCTGGCCAGCTCCGCTGGCGATCCGCTGCGGAATATCCTCCCGTGGCTGATAATATAAGCGCGTTTGACGATTTGCAATGTCTCGCGGACGTTGTGGTCCGTGATCAAGACGCCGATTCCCGCTTCCGACAATTCGCGCACGATCCGTTGAATGTCGGCGACGGCGATGGGATCGATCCCGGCGAAAGGTTCGTCAAGCAGCATGAATCGGGGACGGATCGCCATCGCGCGCGCGATCTCGCAGCGGCGACGCTCGCCTCCCGAAAGATAGAACGCCGCGCGTCCGGCGATTGCGGCGAGGCCGAACCGTTCCAGCAGTTCGTCGGCCCGCGCGCGGACCTCCCCTTCGGGCAGGCCGAGCGCCTCGAGCACGAGCTCCAAGTTGCCCCTCAC contains:
- the lptB gene encoding LPS export ABC transporter ATP-binding protein; its protein translation is KIRIGDDDLTEQPLHKRALAGIAYLPQEPSVFRRLTVRGNLELVLEALGLPEGEVRARADELLERFGLAAIAGRAAFYLSGGERRRCEIARAMAIRPRFMLLDEPFAGIDPIAVADIQRIVRELSEAGIGVLITDHNVRETLQIVKRAYIISHGRIFRSGSPAELASDADVRAVYLGEDFRLE